Proteins from a genomic interval of Sphingobacterium lactis:
- a CDS encoding LptE family protein — MKGTFVGYILLAALMVFTIQGCGVKYSLSGGSIPEGMNTYSVEIFENISPFVSATLSQQFTEGLKERIRTQSKLSQVNQDGDAMFSGVITNYAITPAAVEAGVDRAALNRLSITVKVKYVNRKDESGESDFEESFTQFKEFRGEVSTQESSLNSEIVKMLTEDVFNKAFNNW; from the coding sequence ATGAAAGGAACTTTTGTCGGTTATATTCTTTTGGCAGCGCTCATGGTCTTCACCATTCAAGGCTGTGGCGTAAAATATAGCCTTAGCGGTGGTTCGATTCCCGAAGGGATGAACACCTATTCCGTAGAGATTTTCGAAAATATTTCCCCCTTTGTTTCGGCAACATTGAGCCAGCAGTTTACGGAAGGTTTGAAGGAGCGCATCCGTACACAGTCCAAATTGAGCCAGGTGAACCAGGATGGCGATGCCATGTTCTCGGGTGTGATCACAAATTATGCGATTACGCCTGCAGCGGTAGAAGCTGGAGTCGACCGGGCAGCATTGAATAGGCTTTCCATCACCGTAAAAGTGAAGTATGTCAACCGAAAAGATGAATCCGGGGAAAGCGATTTTGAAGAATCCTTTACCCAGTTCAAAGAGTTTAGGGGAGAGGTGAGTACACAGGAAAGTTCGCTGAACAGCGAAATCGTTAAGATGTTGACAGAGGATGTCTTCAATAAAGCCTTCAATAATTGGTAA
- the secG gene encoding preprotein translocase subunit SecG yields MDILFIILIIIVSLLLAFFVLIQNPKGGGLSAGFSGGANLIGVQRTGDILEKGTWIFAIGLMIFCIAINIMGPSASNAGGLGDQIEAPVPTNNLNLTPNATPNQGTPAPGTTAPATAAPAATDTTK; encoded by the coding sequence ATGGACATTTTATTTATTATCCTGATTATCATTGTTAGTTTATTATTAGCATTTTTCGTATTGATCCAGAACCCAAAAGGGGGCGGTCTTTCAGCAGGATTCTCAGGTGGAGCAAATTTAATTGGTGTACAGCGTACAGGTGATATCTTAGAAAAAGGTACATGGATTTTTGCAATTGGGTTGATGATTTTCTGTATTGCGATCAACATCATGGGGCCATCGGCATCCAATGCTGGCGGTTTAGGTGATCAGATCGAAGCACCAGTGCCAACAAACAACTTGAACTTAACTCCGAATGCTACACCGAACCAAGGTACACCAGCACCAGGAACTACTGCACCTGCAACAGCAGCACCTGCAGCAACGGATACCACCAAATAA
- a CDS encoding co-chaperone GroES gives MALSIKPIGDRVVVEPAPAEEKTASGIYIPDTAKEKPSQGTIVAVGAGKPEEPLTVQVGDKILYGKYAGTEITYEGKEYLIMRESDIYAVL, from the coding sequence ATGGCATTAAGTATTAAACCTATCGGAGACAGAGTGGTTGTTGAACCAGCTCCAGCAGAAGAAAAGACAGCATCTGGAATCTACATTCCCGACACAGCAAAAGAAAAACCATCCCAAGGAACAATCGTAGCTGTAGGTGCTGGAAAACCGGAAGAACCTCTTACTGTGCAGGTCGGCGATAAAATCTTATACGGTAAATACGCTGGAACAGAGATTACCTATGAAGGTAAAGAGTATTTAATCATGCGTGAGTCTGATATCTACGCTGTTTTATAA
- the groL gene encoding chaperonin GroEL (60 kDa chaperone family; promotes refolding of misfolded polypeptides especially under stressful conditions; forms two stacked rings of heptamers to form a barrel-shaped 14mer; ends can be capped by GroES; misfolded proteins enter the barrel where they are refolded when GroES binds), with the protein MAKQVKYNVEARDALKRGVDTLANAVKVTLGPKGRNVIIEKKFGSPAITKDGVSVAKEIELKEPLENMGAQMVKEVASKTADQAGDGTTTATVLAQAIVAPGIKSVAAGANPMDLKRGIDKAVAAVVENLKTQSQVVGADNNKIKQVASISANNDEVIGSLIAEAMEKVGNDGVITVEEAKGTETEVKTVEGMQFDRGYLSPYFVTNSDKMEAELETPYILIYDKKISNMKELLPILEKQVQTGKPLLIIAEDLDGEALATLVVNKIRGSLKVAAVKAPGFGDRRKAMLEDIAILTGGTVISEERGFKLENAELSYLGQAEKVVIDKDNTTIINGSGNAEDIKARVAQIRSQIETTTSDYDREKLQERLAKLSGGVAVLYVGAASEVEMKEKKDRVDDALHATRAAVEEGIVAGGGVAFIRSTEALLNLKGENEDEQIGIDIIKRAIEEPLRQICANAGIEGAVIVQKVKEGSADFGYNARTDKFENLISAGVIDPTKVSRVALENAASVAAMLLTTECVLADEPEENPVGAGAPPMGGGMGGMM; encoded by the coding sequence ATGGCAAAACAAGTAAAATATAATGTTGAAGCGCGTGACGCACTGAAAAGAGGTGTGGACACATTAGCTAATGCGGTTAAAGTTACCTTAGGTCCCAAAGGACGTAATGTTATTATCGAGAAGAAATTTGGTTCACCAGCAATCACTAAGGATGGTGTTTCTGTGGCTAAAGAAATCGAATTGAAAGAGCCCCTAGAGAACATGGGCGCGCAGATGGTGAAAGAAGTAGCATCCAAAACTGCTGATCAAGCAGGTGATGGTACGACTACCGCTACGGTATTGGCGCAAGCAATCGTTGCTCCAGGTATCAAATCCGTTGCTGCAGGTGCAAATCCAATGGATTTGAAACGTGGTATCGATAAAGCTGTAGCTGCTGTCGTTGAGAACCTTAAAACACAGTCGCAAGTAGTAGGTGCTGACAACAATAAAATCAAACAAGTAGCATCTATTTCCGCTAACAATGACGAAGTGATCGGTTCATTGATCGCTGAAGCTATGGAAAAAGTTGGAAACGACGGTGTAATCACTGTTGAGGAAGCAAAAGGTACAGAAACTGAAGTAAAAACTGTTGAAGGTATGCAGTTTGATCGTGGTTACCTTTCTCCATATTTCGTAACGAACTCTGACAAGATGGAAGCGGAATTAGAAACGCCTTACATCTTGATCTACGACAAGAAAATCAGCAACATGAAAGAATTGTTGCCGATCTTGGAAAAACAAGTACAGACTGGTAAACCGTTGTTGATTATTGCTGAAGACCTTGATGGCGAAGCGTTGGCAACATTGGTTGTAAATAAAATCCGTGGTTCCCTGAAAGTTGCTGCTGTTAAAGCGCCAGGTTTCGGTGACCGTCGTAAAGCCATGTTAGAGGATATCGCTATCTTAACTGGTGGAACAGTGATCTCTGAAGAAAGAGGTTTCAAATTGGAAAATGCTGAACTATCTTATTTAGGTCAAGCTGAGAAAGTCGTTATCGACAAAGATAACACAACGATTATCAATGGTTCTGGTAATGCTGAAGATATCAAAGCACGCGTTGCACAGATCCGTTCACAAATCGAGACAACAACTTCTGACTACGATCGCGAGAAATTGCAAGAGCGTTTAGCGAAGTTATCCGGCGGTGTTGCTGTTCTTTACGTAGGTGCTGCGTCTGAGGTAGAAATGAAAGAGAAAAAAGACCGCGTTGATGATGCGCTTCACGCAACTCGCGCTGCGGTTGAAGAGGGTATCGTTGCTGGTGGTGGTGTTGCTTTCATCCGTTCTACAGAAGCTTTGTTGAACCTAAAAGGTGAAAACGAAGATGAGCAAATCGGTATTGATATCATCAAACGTGCAATTGAAGAGCCATTGCGTCAAATCTGTGCCAATGCAGGTATCGAAGGTGCTGTAATCGTTCAGAAAGTAAAAGAAGGATCTGCAGATTTCGGTTACAACGCACGTACAGATAAATTCGAAAATTTGATTTCAGCAGGTGTTATCGACCCTACAAAGGTTTCACGTGTAGCATTAGAAAATGCAGCTTCAGTTGCAGCAATGTTATTGACTACAGAGTGTGTCCTTGCAGACGAACCTGAAGAAAATCCAGTAGGTGCAGGTGCTCCTCCAATGGGCGGTGGCATGGGTGGCATGATGTAA
- a CDS encoding zinc-dependent peptidase, with protein sequence MEMYNIIVLIVLFVAGCGLIYYVLKNVGNKKVVNAVIPDIDTIREVLHAKVDFFNKLKQGQQEDFIQRVSYFLHTTKISPEKGAVITDEHRILIAASATIPLFHFNTWSYENLDEVLVYPGTFDERYGTEDADRNILGMVGDGAMHRKMIISLQALMGGFSQHANSNTAIHEFVHLIDKADGDVDGVPEYLIPKELIKPWIDEMHATISAIRRDRSDIRDYAATNPAEFLAVVSEYFFQKPQMLKSDHPELYELLDEIYVGKKTIKEPI encoded by the coding sequence ATGGAAATGTATAATATTATTGTGCTGATCGTTCTTTTCGTTGCGGGATGTGGATTGATCTATTATGTTCTGAAAAATGTAGGGAATAAAAAAGTAGTCAATGCCGTCATTCCGGACATCGATACAATTCGGGAGGTGCTGCATGCAAAGGTCGATTTTTTCAATAAACTCAAACAAGGGCAGCAGGAGGACTTTATTCAACGTGTGTCCTATTTCCTCCATACCACCAAAATCTCACCGGAGAAAGGAGCAGTGATTACCGATGAACATCGGATATTAATAGCGGCCAGTGCAACCATTCCGCTCTTTCATTTCAATACCTGGTCCTATGAAAATTTAGATGAAGTCCTGGTTTATCCCGGAACCTTTGATGAACGCTATGGTACAGAGGATGCTGACCGCAATATCCTGGGAATGGTCGGGGATGGTGCCATGCACCGTAAGATGATCATTTCCCTTCAAGCACTCATGGGTGGATTCAGTCAGCATGCAAACAGCAATACCGCCATACATGAATTCGTGCATCTGATCGATAAAGCAGATGGAGATGTGGACGGCGTGCCGGAATATCTGATTCCAAAGGAACTCATCAAGCCTTGGATCGATGAGATGCATGCTACTATTTCTGCAATTCGACGGGACCGGTCTGATATCCGAGACTATGCCGCTACCAACCCGGCTGAATTTCTGGCCGTGGTGTCAGAGTATTTCTTTCAGAAACCGCAAATGCTCAAATCCGATCATCCCGAACTGTATGAATTGCTTGATGAGATTTATGTCGGTAAGAAGACGATCAAGGAACCGATTTAA
- a CDS encoding aldo/keto reductase produces the protein MEYRNLGDSEINASVIAFGAWAAGGWMWGSTDRKDAVEAIIASFEHGVTSIDTAPIYGQGTSEEIVGEALKNIPRDQTQILTKFGMRWDLAKGDFAFHSKMNNGDDIEIYKYAGKESVIHECEQSLKRLGTDYIDLYQIHWPDSTTPLDETFEAVVQLIEQGKVRYAGVCNYTSQLMAEAEMTVPLVSNQIPFSMVNRAVEEDAVPYCIKHNKAVLAYSPMERGLLTGKIHPGYEFKEGDHRAKLPHFQPDFINRTNILLERIKPLADDKGVTLGQLVLRWTVDRPGITVALAGARNAKQSVENAKAMDILLTDEEFDFISAVVDAF, from the coding sequence ATGGAATATAGAAATTTAGGCGATAGCGAGATCAATGCTTCAGTGATTGCTTTTGGCGCATGGGCGGCAGGCGGTTGGATGTGGGGCTCGACCGATCGGAAGGATGCTGTGGAAGCCATTATAGCCAGTTTTGAGCATGGCGTCACGAGTATTGATACAGCGCCGATCTACGGACAGGGAACCAGTGAAGAGATTGTCGGCGAAGCATTAAAGAATATCCCCAGAGATCAGACGCAAATCTTGACCAAGTTTGGGATGCGTTGGGATTTGGCAAAAGGAGACTTTGCCTTTCATAGCAAAATGAACAATGGCGACGATATCGAGATCTATAAATATGCAGGTAAGGAAAGTGTTATCCATGAGTGTGAGCAGAGTCTCAAACGATTGGGAACAGATTACATCGATCTGTATCAAATCCATTGGCCTGATTCAACAACACCATTGGATGAGACATTTGAAGCTGTGGTCCAACTGATCGAACAGGGGAAGGTACGCTACGCCGGCGTCTGTAATTATACCAGTCAGTTGATGGCAGAAGCCGAAATGACTGTTCCATTGGTATCCAATCAGATTCCTTTCAGCATGGTCAACCGCGCGGTTGAGGAAGATGCCGTACCTTATTGCATCAAGCACAATAAAGCGGTGTTGGCCTATAGCCCAATGGAAAGGGGCTTGTTGACCGGGAAGATCCATCCGGGTTATGAATTCAAGGAAGGCGATCATCGTGCGAAATTACCACACTTCCAACCTGATTTTATAAACCGCACAAATATACTCTTGGAACGAATCAAGCCATTGGCAGATGATAAAGGGGTTACCTTGGGCCAATTGGTACTGCGTTGGACGGTGGATAGACCTGGGATTACCGTGGCCTTAGCAGGCGCAAGAAACGCCAAGCAATCTGTCGAAAATGCGAAAGCAATGGATATCCTCCTTACGGATGAAGAGTTTGATTTTATCAGCGCGGTCGTTGACGCGTTCTAA
- a CDS encoding nuclear transport factor 2 family protein has product MANQDVNHGADPREGIIRNYIAGYNAYDLVRMTENLADNMIFENIQAGVVTDSLEGRDAFWEQANSAKDFFSQRKQTITGIRYFENYIEVDIDYVATLAMDLSEEHKQGDQIKLQGRSIFEFNEDGKISVIRDIS; this is encoded by the coding sequence ATGGCAAATCAGGACGTAAACCATGGTGCCGATCCTAGGGAAGGCATCATCAGAAATTACATAGCAGGGTATAACGCCTATGACTTGGTCCGTATGACCGAGAACCTGGCCGACAACATGATCTTCGAGAACATCCAGGCAGGAGTAGTAACGGATTCATTGGAAGGTCGGGATGCCTTTTGGGAACAAGCGAATTCGGCGAAAGATTTCTTTTCGCAGCGGAAGCAGACCATTACAGGTATTCGCTATTTCGAGAATTACATTGAAGTAGATATTGACTATGTAGCTACGCTAGCGATGGACCTTTCCGAGGAACATAAGCAAGGTGACCAGATCAAACTGCAGGGCAGATCTATCTTCGAATTCAATGAGGACGGCAAGATTTCCGTCATTCGGGATATTAGTTAA
- a CDS encoding FMN-dependent NADH-azoreductase produces the protein MKKVLIINSSARITNSQSRAMTALFQENWQRLYPTDHFIFRDLGINPIPHIDDAWIKASFTKVSDRNAENQAPLALSNKLVRELKEADIIVFGLPMYNWGVPSGVKSYMDQIMRINETWKFESGEPDGNYVGLLSGKKAYILSARGDNGYGCGERNEHMNFQSKYVETIFRIIGIGEIETISLDSEEYGGELFQKGKERITAMIKAIK, from the coding sequence ATGAAAAAAGTTTTAATTATTAATTCCAGTGCCCGGATCACCAATTCGCAGAGCCGTGCGATGACAGCCTTATTTCAGGAAAATTGGCAGCGACTATATCCTACCGATCATTTTATCTTTCGTGATCTTGGCATAAACCCCATACCTCATATAGATGATGCTTGGATTAAGGCATCCTTTACCAAAGTATCCGATCGGAATGCAGAAAACCAAGCACCATTGGCACTCAGCAATAAACTGGTCCGTGAACTTAAGGAAGCAGATATCATTGTATTCGGCCTGCCAATGTATAACTGGGGTGTCCCAAGTGGGGTGAAGTCCTATATGGATCAGATCATGCGCATCAATGAAACGTGGAAATTCGAATCTGGGGAACCCGATGGCAACTATGTGGGACTGTTGTCCGGAAAAAAGGCCTATATCCTATCGGCTCGGGGCGATAATGGTTATGGATGTGGCGAACGGAACGAACACATGAACTTTCAATCAAAATATGTGGAGACCATCTTTCGGATTATTGGTATTGGCGAAATTGAAACCATTTCCTTGGATAGTGAAGAATATGGTGGTGAATTGTTCCAAAAAGGCAAAGAAAGGATTACCGCGATGATTAAAGCAATAAAATAA
- a CDS encoding Crp/Fnr family transcriptional regulator yields the protein MIERLLENISRIVSLTLPEQERLRTFWTTKTLPKDNYLFRMGEICTHDSYVASGLLKAFYINQESGREEILFFAAEDWWATDLASFANQQPSLYAIQALETTTLLQINSRQFEEMLGEIPKLERYFRIILQQYTASLQHRIVRNLSYSAEERYIDFYQRYPVLTKRVPQYLIASYLGVTPEFFSKLRSQNR from the coding sequence ATGATAGAGCGATTGCTAGAAAACATATCCCGTATTGTCTCCCTAACGCTTCCTGAGCAAGAGCGGCTGCGCACTTTTTGGACGACGAAGACACTTCCTAAGGACAACTACCTGTTCAGGATGGGCGAAATCTGCACACACGACAGCTATGTGGCATCAGGTCTCCTGAAGGCCTTCTATATAAACCAAGAATCGGGAAGAGAGGAAATTCTTTTCTTTGCCGCAGAAGATTGGTGGGCTACGGACTTGGCAAGTTTCGCAAACCAGCAACCCTCGCTATATGCTATTCAAGCTCTGGAAACCACTACACTCCTCCAGATCAACTCACGCCAATTTGAAGAAATGTTAGGGGAAATCCCAAAATTGGAGCGCTATTTCCGCATTATTCTACAGCAGTATACAGCCTCCCTCCAGCACCGCATCGTTCGCAATCTATCGTATTCTGCAGAAGAACGATATATTGATTTTTACCAACGTTATCCAGTTTTAACAAAGCGGGTACCACAATATTTAATCGCCTCCTACCTCGGCGTGACACCGGAATTCTTCAGCAAACTAAGAAGCCAAAACCGCTAG